The following nucleotide sequence is from Desulfobacteraceae bacterium.
CCTGGTCGGTGCCGAAACTCGACTGCCCCTTGGCTTGCAGCACGCCGATGACCGTGAAGGAAATCTTGCCCAGGCGGATGGTGGCGCCGATGGGGTCCTCGCCGCCGAAGAGCTGCTGGCGGACCGTGGCGCCCAGCAGGCAGACGGCCTTTCCGGCCCGCAGCTCGTTGTCGCTGAACACCCGCCCGGCGGCCAAAGGCCAGTCGCGAACGACCAGGAATTGGTTGGTGCTGCCCGTCACCGAGGTGGACCAGTTAACATTGCGGAAGATCGCCTGACGCGTGGTGGTGACCGCCGGCGCAACAGCCTTGAGCCCCAGGACATCGCGCTCGATGGCCAAAGCATCGGCTATTTTGAAGCGTTTGGCGGGAATTCTAGCGCCGCCCGGCAGGCGAAACCCCTGACCGCGGCGGACCTGCAGCATATTACTGCCCAGTTTGGAGATCTCGCTGGTGACTTGGGCGGTGGCGCCGTCGCCCAACGTCACCATGGTGATGACGGCCGCCACCCCGATCACGATGCCCAGCACCGTCAGCGAGGAGCGCAGCCCGTTGCGCAGGATTTCGCGCTGGGCCAGGCGGTAGGTTTCCCAGAGCATGGACCGTTGCCCCCTCTATTCGGATCCGCCGGCGATGCGGCCGTCCAGGAAGTCCACCCGGCGGCGGGCGAAAGCCGCCATGTCGGCCTCGTGGGTCACCATGATGATGGTGATGCCGCGGTCGCGGTTGAACCCGGAAAGCAGATTCATGATTTCCCGGCTGCGGGCCGAGTCCAGGTTGCCGGTGGGTTCATCGGCCAGCAGGACTTCGGGGTCGCTGACGATGGCCCGTGCAATGGCCACCCGCTGCTGCTGCCCGCCGGAAAGCTCACCTGGGGTGTGGCGCTCCCAGCCTGCCAGCCCCACCGCGGCAAGGGCCCCTCGGGCCTTGGCCCGCCGCCGCCGCACCGGCAGCCCGCGATAGATCAGCGGCAGCTCGACATTTTCAAGGGCGGAGGTCCGGTTGAGGAGGTTGAAGCCTTGAAAAACAAACCCCAGGTAGTGGCGACGCAGCAGCGCGCGCTGATCCCGGCTGAGGCGCCCGACATTCACGCCCCCGAAGCGGTAGTCGCCGCCGCTGGGGGTGTCCAGGCATCCCAGGATATTCATGCAGGTGGACTTGCCCGAACCGCTGGGCCCCATCACGGCCACAAATTCGCCTTGCCGGATGTTGAGATCGACACCGTCCAGGGCGCGCATGGCGGCCTGGCCCCGCCCGTAGATCTTGGTCACCCCCTGGAGTTCGATCAGCACCGGGGATGATCCGCTGCCGGATGGGGCGGCGC
It contains:
- a CDS encoding ABC transporter ATP-binding protein; the encoded protein is MSAAPSGSGSSPVLIELQGVTKIYGRGQAAMRALDGVDLNIRQGEFVAVMGPSGSGKSTCMNILGCLDTPSGGDYRFGGVNVGRLSRDQRALLRRHYLGFVFQGFNLLNRTSALENVELPLIYRGLPVRRRRAKARGALAAVGLAGWERHTPGELSGGQQQRVAIARAIVSDPEVLLADEPTGNLDSARSREIMNLLSGFNRDRGITIIMVTHEADMAAFARRRVDFLDGRIAGGSE